One genomic segment of Plasmodium cynomolgi strain B DNA, chromosome 14, whole genome shotgun sequence includes these proteins:
- a CDS encoding 2-oxoisovalerate dehydrogenase alpha subunit mitochondrial (putative), with product MRNLVQKYLCRKTNFPRFCTKRNICNLSQKKNLSAYKIYTDGLIHSEFSTELKTTNEVNKIPIFRILDTEGNLLDGHSAPFEDEEILNLYKQMVEFSIWDEIFYGIQRQGRISFYIVNDGEEGIQFGLGKVLTPDDHLYCQYRETGILLSRGFDYPDIVNQLFGNKYDEGKGRQMCICYTTSQLSHAAGCGYALKLKNQKAVAATFCGDGSSSEGDFYAALNFAAVRESQTMFICKNNLYAISTSIKDQYRGDGVAPRALALGIESVRVDGNDLFATYLAAKKMREICTEQSKPVFMEFMAYRYGHHSTSDDSTLYRPKEENDAWKKDGVHPISRLFLYLKNKKLYTDKDDELHRKAVKEKVLKELKKHESIKRYNIVGGLFENVYNEEDWNLKEQRENFEQFFKQHKSCYDTSKFES from the exons atgaggAACCTAGTTCAAAAGTACCTCTGTAGGAAAACCAACTTCCCCCGTTTCTGCACGAAGAGGAACATTTGCAACCTAAGTCAGAAGAAAAATCTATctgcatataaaatatacacagACGGACTCATCCACTCGGAATTCTCAACCGAATTAAAAACGACAAATGAAGTGAACAAAATACCTATATTCCGTATACTAGATACGGAAGGAAATTTATTAGATGGTCATAGTGCCCCCTttgaagatgaagaaatattGAACCTATACAAACAGATGGTTGAATTTTCAATATGGGATGAAATCTTTTATGGTATTCAAAGACAAGGtagaatttctttttacattGTAAATGATGGAGAAGAAGGGATCCAATTTGGGTTGGGAAAAGTCCTGACTCCAGATGACCACCTATATTGTCAATATAGAGAAACAGGTATTTTACTGTCTAGGGGATTTGATTACCCGGACATAGTTAATCAACTGTTTGGGAACAAATATGATGAGGGGAAAGGAAGACAAATGTGTATTTGTTACACTA CATCTCAATTATCTCATGCTGCTGGTTGTGGTTATGCGttgaaattgaaaaatcAGAAAGCTGTTGCTGCTACGTTTTGTGGGGATGGTTCTTCATCGGAAGGAGATTTTTATGCCGCTTTAAATTTTGCAGCTGTAAGAGAATCGCAAACCAtgtttatttgcaaaaataatctCTATGCTATATCTACTTCTATAAAAGATCAGTACAGAGGTGATGGTGTGGCTCCTAGGGCACTAGCTTTAGGTATAGAATCCGTTAGGGTGGATGGAAATGATTTATTTGCAACCTATttagctgcaaaaaaaatgagggaaaTTTGCACCGAACAGTCTAAACCGGTCTTTATGGAATTTATGGCCTACAGATATGGCCACCATAGCACCTCAGATGATTCCACCCTATACAGAccgaaggaagaaaatgatgcTTGGAAAAAGGATGGGGTTCATCCAATAAGTAGACTATTCCTTTacttaaagaataaaaaactgTACACAGATAAGGATGATGAACTGCACAGAAAAGCCGTCAAAGAAAAAGTCCTCAAGGAATTGAAGAAACATGAAAGCATTAAAAGATACAACATTGTGGGTGGCCTCTTTGAAAATGTGTACAATGAGGAGGACTGGAATTTAAAGGAGCAAAGGGAAAACTTTGAGCAGTTTTTCAAGCAGCATAAAAGCTGCTACGACACGTCCAAGTTTGAAAGCTAG